The following proteins come from a genomic window of Pyxidicoccus sp. MSG2:
- a CDS encoding ATP-binding protein: MPDIRLPAEAKYKTELEALAAHDDKPRPPGWSLSPRAVEMYILGSPKPVGGVPITPKYVGDKGLIQVCIATLASDRALMLVGEPGTAKSWLSEHLSAAVSGTSALIVQGTAGTSEDHLKYSWNYALLLAQGPSPEALVPSPVLRAMKAGKFARFEEVTRTSPEIQDALISILSEKQVSIPELGDVVSAQRGFNLIATANTRDRGVNEMSAALKRRFNFVTVPVVEDLEQEIQIVTRREAELRNDYQVGVPPPEELSRLLLTLFQELRKGVTKDGKTKVRTPGAVLSTAEAISVLFNSSILAEQFGGGKVTPHELAASLVGAVVKEQEDDVKALREYMETVAKSRTGAWKELYTASKKLLRG, from the coding sequence ATGCCGGACATCCGCCTGCCCGCCGAAGCGAAGTACAAGACCGAGCTCGAAGCCCTCGCCGCCCACGACGACAAGCCCCGCCCACCGGGTTGGTCGCTCTCGCCGCGCGCGGTGGAGATGTACATCCTCGGGAGCCCCAAGCCCGTCGGAGGCGTGCCGATTACGCCCAAGTACGTCGGTGACAAGGGCCTCATCCAGGTGTGCATCGCCACGCTCGCCTCCGACCGCGCGCTGATGCTGGTGGGCGAGCCCGGTACCGCGAAGAGCTGGCTGTCCGAGCACCTCTCCGCGGCCGTCAGCGGCACCTCGGCCCTCATCGTCCAGGGCACGGCGGGCACCAGCGAGGACCACCTCAAGTACTCGTGGAACTACGCGCTGCTGCTGGCGCAGGGCCCGTCACCGGAGGCGCTGGTCCCCTCCCCCGTGTTGCGCGCGATGAAGGCGGGCAAGTTCGCCCGCTTCGAGGAGGTGACGCGCACGTCGCCGGAGATTCAGGACGCGCTCATCTCCATCCTCTCGGAGAAGCAGGTCTCCATTCCGGAGCTGGGCGACGTGGTGAGCGCGCAGCGGGGCTTCAACCTCATCGCCACCGCGAACACGAGAGACCGCGGGGTGAACGAGATGAGCGCCGCGCTCAAGCGCCGCTTCAACTTCGTCACCGTGCCGGTGGTGGAGGACCTGGAGCAGGAGATTCAAATCGTCACCAGGCGCGAGGCCGAGCTGCGCAATGACTACCAGGTCGGCGTGCCGCCGCCGGAGGAGCTGTCGCGGCTGTTGCTGACGCTCTTCCAGGAATTGCGCAAGGGCGTGACGAAGGACGGGAAGACGAAGGTGCGCACGCCGGGCGCGGTGCTGTCCACGGCGGAGGCCATCAGCGTGCTGTTCAACAGCTCCATCCTCGCGGAGCAGTTCGGCGGCGGGAAGGTGACGCCGCACGAGCTGGCGGCGTCGCTGGTGGGCGCGGTGGTGAAGGAGCAGGAGGACGACGTGAAGGCCCTGCGCGAGTACATGGAGACGGTGGCCAAGAGCCGCACGGGCGCGTGGAAGGAGCTGTACACCGCGAGCAAGAAGCTCTTGAGGGGCTGA
- a CDS encoding carboxymuconolactone decarboxylase family protein — MNGARIAPMEPPYSEAVTAALARIMPEGVPPLGLFRTLAKNERVFSRLMAGGLLDKGSVSLRERELVIDRTCWRCGSEYEWGVHVAFFGERVRLTPEEVHGLCTEDVEATPFSPRERLLLRLCDALHASATVPDALWTELAREWSEAQLLELLVLAGYYHAISFVTNALRLPLESFAARFPGPP; from the coding sequence ATGAACGGGGCCCGAATCGCGCCCATGGAGCCGCCGTACTCCGAGGCCGTCACCGCCGCGCTCGCGCGAATCATGCCGGAGGGGGTGCCGCCCCTCGGGCTCTTCCGAACGCTGGCGAAGAACGAGAGGGTCTTCAGCCGGCTGATGGCGGGCGGGCTGCTGGACAAGGGCAGCGTGAGCCTGCGCGAGCGGGAGCTGGTCATCGACCGGACGTGCTGGCGCTGCGGCTCCGAGTACGAGTGGGGCGTCCACGTGGCCTTCTTTGGCGAGCGCGTGCGCCTGACGCCCGAGGAGGTCCACGGCCTGTGCACGGAGGACGTGGAGGCCACGCCGTTCAGCCCGCGCGAGCGGCTGCTGCTGCGGCTCTGCGACGCGCTGCACGCGAGCGCCACCGTGCCGGACGCGCTCTGGACGGAGCTGGCGCGCGAGTGGAGCGAGGCGCAGTTGTTGGAGTTGCTCGTGCTGGCGGGCTACTACCACGCCATCTCGTTCGTCACGAACGCGCTGCGCCTGCCGCTGGAGTCCTTCGCCGCGCGCTTCCCCGGCCCGCCGTGA
- a CDS encoding winged helix-turn-helix transcriptional regulator: MARTPRPGSAARGSRTGRPVMVLLDLLGRRWALRIVWELRGDALTFRALREACGDVSPSVLNTRLKELRDSDLVTLDEAEGYVLTPLGRELLERFLPLVDWAERWAKRG; encoded by the coding sequence GTGGCACGAACGCCCAGACCCGGCTCCGCCGCCCGAGGCTCCCGCACCGGCCGGCCGGTCATGGTGTTGCTGGACCTGCTCGGCCGGCGGTGGGCGCTGCGCATCGTCTGGGAGCTGCGGGGGGACGCCCTCACCTTCCGCGCCCTGCGCGAGGCCTGCGGCGACGTGAGCCCCTCGGTCCTCAACACGCGTCTCAAGGAGCTGCGCGACAGCGACCTGGTGACGCTCGACGAGGCCGAGGGCTACGTGCTCACCCCGCTCGGACGGGAGCTGCTGGAGCGCTTCCTCCCGCTCGTGGACTGGGCGGAGCGTTGGGCGAAGCGCGGCTGA
- a CDS encoding DUF3088 domain-containing protein, whose amino-acid sequence MPSDTLFLLSPGFEDPAYPGQRFYCEHCAQLEGVLNYYPQAASALDVRRIPWPRPRTAVVELVGEHNQWLPLLVLGEGSNDHGCATGTHEGRRFISGKAAIARWLSARFGIASPHP is encoded by the coding sequence ATGCCATCCGACACCTTGTTTCTGTTGTCTCCCGGCTTCGAGGACCCGGCATACCCCGGCCAGCGCTTCTACTGCGAGCACTGCGCACAACTGGAGGGAGTGCTGAACTACTACCCGCAGGCCGCGAGCGCGCTGGACGTGCGCCGCATCCCCTGGCCCCGGCCCCGCACCGCGGTGGTGGAGCTGGTGGGCGAGCACAACCAGTGGCTCCCGCTGCTGGTGCTCGGCGAGGGCTCGAACGACCACGGCTGCGCGACGGGCACCCACGAGGGGCGGCGGTTCATCTCCGGCAAGGCGGCCATCGCCCGATGGCTCTCCGCGCGCTTCGGCATCGCCTCGCCGCACCCGTGA
- a CDS encoding DUF6891 domain-containing protein: MSDDDSRKHLFARVECAVRGGFEDEEELLESLEQWVEDELGESSGVLTEQLQDHARKLLQEQRVREAGWSEPTLNDAIDSAFDELNQRGIVALENAGYTMSDGWSDVNEVASYQDTPPRGAVFYHGQDLERGVAGQGLMLAFGAYENNSAKHAAASLAIGREVCEVLGRHGVKTEWNGSVEERIQIPPFEWRKRRWSELARA, translated from the coding sequence ATGAGCGACGATGATTCCCGGAAGCATCTGTTCGCCCGCGTCGAGTGTGCGGTGCGCGGCGGCTTCGAGGACGAGGAAGAGCTCCTCGAGAGCCTGGAGCAGTGGGTGGAGGACGAGCTGGGCGAGAGCAGCGGCGTGCTGACCGAGCAGTTGCAAGACCACGCCCGGAAGCTGCTCCAGGAGCAGCGCGTCCGGGAGGCGGGCTGGAGCGAGCCGACGCTGAATGATGCCATCGACAGCGCCTTCGACGAGCTGAACCAGCGTGGCATCGTCGCGCTGGAGAACGCGGGCTACACGATGTCCGACGGCTGGTCCGACGTGAATGAGGTCGCCAGCTACCAGGACACTCCGCCGCGCGGGGCCGTCTTCTACCACGGGCAGGATTTGGAGCGCGGCGTCGCGGGCCAGGGGCTGATGCTGGCCTTCGGCGCCTACGAGAACAACTCCGCGAAGCACGCGGCGGCGAGCCTCGCCATCGGCCGCGAGGTGTGTGAAGTGCTCGGGCGCCATGGGGTGAAGACGGAGTGGAACGGCTCCGTGGAGGAGCGCATCCAGATTCCCCCCTTCGAGTGGCGCAAGCGCCGGTGGAGCGAGCTGGCCCGGGCGTAG
- a CDS encoding alpha/beta fold hydrolase: MRRFLPALLLLSACSTVRPAPATDVGHLDCRNAGEPAVVFIAGASRGAADWDAVRAALDPDVRTCAWEPPHSGPRTAGSDTRLLLDALKGQAKRWVLVGHSYGGLVVRVASATEPDALAGAVFVDSVHEDLFDPAQAAPVSERQHIDWVRSFRDATSVELPHGVPVLALVADHRGEPGWEENLASQIKLVTGGAPGEVEVVERTGHHIPRDRPDAIAAAVRRLLAVH, translated from the coding sequence ATGCGCCGATTCCTCCCCGCCCTGCTCCTGCTCTCCGCTTGCTCCACCGTCCGTCCAGCGCCCGCCACCGACGTGGGGCACCTCGACTGTCGCAACGCGGGGGAGCCCGCGGTGGTCTTCATCGCGGGCGCATCGCGGGGCGCGGCGGACTGGGACGCGGTGCGCGCGGCCCTGGACCCGGATGTGCGGACGTGCGCGTGGGAGCCACCGCACTCGGGGCCTCGCACCGCTGGCAGCGACACGCGGCTGCTGCTCGACGCACTGAAGGGACAGGCAAAGCGCTGGGTGCTCGTGGGGCACTCGTATGGCGGGCTCGTGGTGCGCGTGGCCTCGGCCACCGAGCCCGACGCACTGGCCGGCGCCGTCTTCGTGGACTCCGTGCATGAGGACCTGTTCGACCCGGCGCAGGCCGCTCCGGTGTCGGAGCGGCAGCACATCGACTGGGTCCGCAGCTTCCGAGATGCCACGTCCGTGGAGCTTCCACACGGCGTGCCGGTTCTCGCGCTCGTCGCGGACCACCGCGGCGAGCCGGGCTGGGAGGAGAACCTGGCCTCGCAAATCAAGCTCGTCACCGGAGGTGCGCCCGGCGAAGTCGAGGTCGTCGAGCGGACGGGCCATCACATTCCCAGAGATCGTCCGGATGCCATCGCGGCGGCGGTGCGGCGCCTGCTCGCTGTTCATTGA
- a CDS encoding DUF5682 family protein has protein sequence MDLALLSKVHLFPVRHHSPRTTAVLGKWLARVRPEVILVEGPCDATGLVDVLCDEATKPPVAILGYRTDGTPRSALWPFAEYSPEYAALRWAKSNKARAEFIDIPVGVSLEVDREDAEEPGVETESAATAVTHEPEEPISERFAKERGYRSFEELWEAMFEAPDWTPEGFRPVLLAWADVLNAGPRNDYHRWRDAFMARKVLEVVASGVPPEKVAVVAGAAHVAAFIAGDVDEALEAKLPKGVPCAVTVIPYSFPRLAEQLGYGAGNRAPHFYQKAHEAKCDFRRATLEVLIDFAGHLRTRGFTASLSDVLEAYRLALTLADMREKSAPGLDELREATVATLCRGDATHVDGFLWKSVIGHQVGRVASRIGQNSLQAEFWREVDARRLPRSDSPETFSLRLNNDVEVGSSVFLHRLRVAGIPYAALQGAGQQRGAPPQEAGGYSALTRVRESWQAQWTPSTDVALIEKIVLGDTLEAVTTRILQERLTEAKSTADAANVLLESVITGCSQTVAAALRACDAHAATDSDLPSLASAARALSGLVAYGTSRAHADVGDEAVAVLCEKTFGRALLRVREASACAPDAVGPVLEALRTLHEVALAQPRADKAGWLAEARGLMESHAVHPSTSGLATGLLYLAQELAESDVALEVGRRLSLAVEPEAGAAYLEGFLHVNALVLVKSREVVKALDDFLTSVEPERFRQTLPVLRRALGALGPTERRYLMENVVALRQLGTKGQAVKGVLEEKDKEKLKDMSAELGKALDDLDDLL, from the coding sequence ATGGACCTCGCCCTGCTCTCCAAGGTGCACCTGTTCCCGGTGCGCCACCACTCGCCGCGCACCACGGCGGTGCTTGGCAAATGGTTGGCGCGTGTCCGGCCGGAAGTCATCCTGGTGGAAGGCCCGTGCGACGCGACGGGCCTCGTGGACGTGCTGTGCGACGAGGCGACGAAGCCGCCGGTGGCGATTCTGGGCTACCGGACGGACGGCACGCCGCGCTCGGCGCTGTGGCCCTTCGCGGAGTACTCGCCCGAGTACGCGGCGCTGCGCTGGGCGAAGTCGAACAAGGCCCGCGCGGAGTTCATCGACATCCCCGTCGGCGTCAGCCTGGAAGTGGACCGCGAGGACGCCGAGGAGCCCGGCGTCGAGACGGAGTCCGCCGCCACGGCCGTCACCCACGAGCCCGAGGAGCCCATCTCGGAGCGCTTCGCCAAGGAGCGCGGCTACCGTTCCTTCGAGGAGCTGTGGGAGGCGATGTTCGAGGCGCCGGACTGGACGCCCGAGGGCTTCCGGCCGGTGCTGCTGGCCTGGGCGGACGTGTTGAACGCGGGCCCGAGGAATGACTACCACCGCTGGCGCGACGCCTTCATGGCGCGCAAGGTGCTGGAGGTGGTGGCCAGCGGTGTGCCGCCGGAGAAGGTGGCGGTGGTGGCGGGCGCCGCGCACGTGGCGGCCTTCATCGCGGGCGACGTGGACGAGGCGCTGGAGGCGAAGCTGCCCAAGGGCGTGCCCTGCGCGGTGACGGTGATTCCGTACAGCTTCCCCCGGCTGGCGGAGCAGCTCGGGTATGGCGCGGGCAACCGGGCGCCGCACTTCTACCAGAAGGCCCACGAGGCGAAGTGCGACTTCCGGCGCGCGACGCTGGAGGTGCTCATCGACTTCGCGGGGCACCTGCGCACGCGAGGCTTCACCGCGTCGCTGTCGGACGTGCTGGAGGCGTACCGGCTGGCGCTGACGCTGGCGGACATGCGGGAGAAGAGCGCTCCGGGCCTGGACGAATTGCGCGAGGCCACGGTGGCCACGCTGTGCCGCGGGGACGCGACGCACGTGGACGGCTTCCTGTGGAAGAGCGTCATCGGCCACCAGGTGGGCCGGGTGGCGAGCCGCATCGGGCAGAACTCGCTCCAGGCGGAGTTCTGGCGCGAGGTGGACGCGCGCCGCCTGCCGCGCTCGGACAGTCCGGAGACGTTCTCCCTGCGGCTGAACAACGACGTGGAGGTGGGCTCCTCCGTCTTCCTGCACCGGCTGCGCGTGGCGGGGATTCCATACGCGGCGCTCCAGGGCGCGGGGCAGCAGCGAGGTGCACCGCCGCAGGAGGCCGGGGGCTACTCCGCGCTCACCCGCGTGCGCGAGTCCTGGCAGGCGCAGTGGACGCCGTCCACGGACGTGGCGCTGATAGAGAAGATCGTCCTCGGCGACACGCTGGAGGCGGTGACGACACGCATCCTCCAGGAGCGCCTGACCGAGGCGAAGTCCACCGCCGACGCGGCGAACGTGTTGCTGGAGTCTGTGATTACCGGCTGCTCGCAGACGGTGGCGGCGGCCCTGCGGGCCTGTGATGCGCACGCGGCCACGGACTCCGATTTGCCGTCGCTCGCCTCCGCCGCGCGAGCCCTGTCCGGACTGGTGGCGTACGGCACGTCCCGGGCGCACGCCGACGTGGGCGACGAGGCGGTGGCGGTGCTGTGCGAGAAGACCTTCGGCCGCGCGCTGCTGCGCGTGCGCGAGGCCAGTGCCTGCGCGCCGGACGCGGTGGGCCCGGTGCTGGAGGCGCTGCGCACGCTGCACGAGGTGGCGCTGGCGCAGCCTCGCGCGGACAAGGCCGGTTGGTTGGCGGAGGCGCGCGGGCTGATGGAGAGCCACGCCGTGCATCCGTCGACGTCGGGGCTTGCCACGGGGCTGCTGTACCTCGCGCAGGAACTGGCCGAGTCGGATGTGGCGCTGGAGGTGGGGCGGCGGCTGTCGCTGGCGGTGGAGCCGGAGGCGGGCGCGGCATACCTGGAGGGCTTCCTCCACGTGAATGCGCTGGTGCTGGTGAAGAGCCGCGAGGTGGTGAAAGCGCTGGACGACTTCCTCACCAGCGTGGAGCCCGAGCGCTTCCGTCAGACCCTACCGGTATTGAGAAGAGCACTGGGCGCGCTGGGTCCCACGGAGCGCCGCTACCTGATGGAGAACGTGGTGGCGCTGCGGCAGCTCGGGACGAAGGGGCAGGCGGTGAAGGGCGTCCTCGAAGAGAAGGACAAGGAGAAGCTCAAGGACATGAGCGCGGAGCTGGGCAAGGCGCTCGATGACCTGGACGACCTGCTATGA
- a CDS encoding GNAT family N-acetyltransferase produces MIRTYPRTVTTERLLLRPFRESEVEVILALHGDPETNRFNPSGPMRTLDDARERLALWLGDWSQQGVGYWAVERLEAPGVVVGVGGVRHKELEGQTVLNLAYRFAPEAWGTGYATEVSRVALEQARKHIPEVPLVAIINQVNAPSIRVAERLGMRLDRVIDYLGVPSRVYMPG; encoded by the coding sequence ATGATTCGGACCTATCCACGCACGGTGACGACCGAGCGGCTGCTGCTCCGCCCCTTCCGCGAGAGCGAAGTGGAGGTCATCCTCGCCCTCCACGGGGACCCGGAGACCAACCGGTTCAACCCCAGCGGGCCCATGCGCACCCTGGACGACGCGCGAGAGCGGCTGGCGCTGTGGCTGGGCGACTGGTCCCAGCAGGGCGTGGGGTACTGGGCGGTGGAGCGGCTCGAAGCCCCTGGCGTCGTCGTGGGCGTCGGCGGCGTGCGCCACAAGGAGCTCGAGGGACAGACGGTGCTGAACCTCGCCTACCGCTTCGCTCCCGAGGCGTGGGGCACGGGGTATGCGACGGAGGTGTCCCGCGTCGCGCTGGAGCAGGCGCGCAAGCACATCCCCGAGGTCCCCTTGGTGGCCATCATCAACCAGGTGAATGCGCCGTCCATCCGCGTGGCGGAGCGGCTCGGGATGCGGCTGGACAGGGTTATCGACTACCTCGGCGTCCCGAGCCGCGTGTACATGCCCGGGTGA
- a CDS encoding ABC transporter ATP-binding protein: MSNTSGEPARPPAIEVRDIHKSFGATEALRGVSLVVPEGTTCVLMGVSGSGKTVLMKHIMGLLKPDKGAVLVEGQDLAQMDETALNNMRRKQGILFQANALFDSLNVYDNVAFPLRERTKMSEAEIKETVDKTLAKVGLSHATTRFPGELSGGMQKRVGFARATILQPKILLYDDPTAGLDPLTTAAVNEIIFTGKQQLGATSLVITPDVASAFGMADALALMHEGLIVEYGPPDKFRESQHPEVKAFIKNWLQRRAKSKSQA, from the coding sequence ATGAGCAACACGAGCGGCGAGCCGGCGCGTCCCCCGGCCATCGAGGTCAGGGACATCCACAAGTCCTTCGGCGCCACCGAGGCGCTGCGAGGCGTCAGCCTCGTCGTCCCCGAGGGCACCACCTGCGTGCTGATGGGCGTATCCGGCTCGGGCAAGACGGTGCTGATGAAGCACATCATGGGCCTGCTCAAGCCGGACAAGGGCGCGGTGCTGGTGGAGGGCCAGGACCTGGCGCAGATGGATGAGACGGCGCTGAACAACATGCGCCGCAAGCAGGGCATCCTCTTCCAGGCCAACGCCCTCTTCGACTCGCTCAACGTCTACGACAACGTGGCGTTCCCGCTGCGCGAGCGCACGAAGATGTCCGAGGCGGAAATCAAGGAGACGGTGGACAAGACGCTGGCCAAGGTGGGCCTGTCGCACGCCACCACGCGCTTCCCGGGCGAGCTGTCCGGCGGCATGCAGAAGCGCGTGGGCTTCGCGCGCGCCACCATCCTCCAGCCGAAAATCCTCCTCTACGACGACCCCACGGCCGGTCTGGACCCGCTCACCACCGCCGCCGTCAACGAAATCATCTTCACCGGCAAGCAGCAGCTCGGCGCCACCTCACTGGTGATTACGCCGGACGTGGCGTCCGCCTTCGGCATGGCCGACGCCCTCGCCCTCATGCACGAGGGCCTCATCGTCGAATACGGCCCCCCGGACAAGTTCCGCGAGTCCCAGCACCCCGAGGTGAAGGCCTTCATCAAGAACTGGCTGCAGCGCCGCGCGAAGAGCAAGTCCCAGGCCTGA
- a CDS encoding DUF4185 domain-containing protein, whose protein sequence is MRRTTRWKWTLLLLAFTGSAHAVTPTGVTKVSRVTGATPAGESIPNPNQTHTNYEVYGTDLGIIWDKGGGEVFLVFGDTFGVGWCGNGGCGGGWRSNVLARSSDTTLSNGLTFTTMIQDATRHAKEILPSKKVNNDEMTVIPTAGVTVGSRHYLHYMSVNHWGEAGLWYTNYSGIAYSDDNGQNWVKHPSARWQNNASWTNNFQMAAFVKNGGFVYMYATPNGRRGNVHLARVPEGSLLDINAYRYWDGNGWSASQAAARPVAIGIASELSVSYNAALGRFLMTYLNEHRQAIVLRDAGTPTGPWSGEKVLASGSAFPGLYNAFIHPWGSTANELYFVMSQWTPYNTFLMRATLTGDSEGDNLLSEPGFETQAATPVMAPWWVEGGGGVDRNLGGARTGQDNGFVRASSGWNVLKQGVVVQPYTDYTLRGWVRTSANNTEAYFGARGPGNGPILGERPFGSLPGYTEQVVSFNSGANSVVEVYSGLWANGDTWLQLDDVSLRKGANLVGHAGFEQQPSASATSPWYAEGNAGIDRGLGYSRTGANNAWARNTDGWNAIKQEVGVTPNTSYTLTGWVKTAGAHTEGYFGARMLRGGPILNEVQFAQPLGSYTQLTVTFNSGANHSVELFAGMWGHGTDTWIQVDDVSLTRN, encoded by the coding sequence ATGAGACGCACGACGCGCTGGAAGTGGACCCTGCTGCTGCTCGCCTTCACGGGGAGCGCCCACGCGGTGACGCCGACGGGCGTGACGAAGGTGTCGCGCGTCACCGGGGCGACGCCGGCCGGGGAGTCCATTCCGAATCCCAACCAGACGCACACCAACTACGAGGTGTACGGGACGGACCTCGGCATCATCTGGGACAAGGGCGGCGGTGAGGTCTTCCTGGTGTTCGGCGACACGTTCGGCGTGGGGTGGTGCGGCAACGGCGGCTGTGGCGGCGGCTGGCGCAGCAACGTGCTGGCCCGTTCCTCCGATACGACGCTGTCGAACGGACTCACGTTCACCACGATGATTCAGGACGCCACCCGGCACGCGAAGGAAATCCTGCCGTCGAAGAAGGTGAACAACGACGAGATGACGGTCATCCCCACGGCCGGCGTCACCGTGGGCTCGCGGCACTACCTCCACTACATGTCCGTGAACCACTGGGGCGAGGCGGGCCTCTGGTACACGAACTACTCGGGCATCGCGTACTCGGACGACAACGGGCAGAACTGGGTGAAGCACCCGAGCGCGCGATGGCAGAACAACGCCTCCTGGACGAACAACTTCCAGATGGCCGCCTTCGTGAAGAATGGCGGGTTCGTCTACATGTACGCGACGCCGAACGGGCGCCGCGGCAACGTGCACCTGGCGCGGGTTCCCGAGGGCTCGCTGCTGGATATCAACGCGTATCGCTACTGGGATGGGAATGGCTGGTCCGCGTCCCAGGCCGCGGCGCGGCCCGTCGCCATCGGCATCGCGAGTGAGCTGTCCGTCTCGTACAACGCGGCGCTCGGCCGGTTCCTGATGACGTACCTGAACGAGCATCGGCAGGCCATCGTCCTTCGTGACGCCGGCACGCCCACGGGGCCGTGGAGCGGGGAGAAGGTGCTCGCCAGTGGCAGTGCGTTCCCCGGGCTCTACAACGCGTTCATCCACCCGTGGGGGAGCACCGCCAACGAGCTGTACTTCGTCATGTCCCAGTGGACGCCGTACAACACGTTCCTGATGCGGGCGACGCTGACGGGTGACTCGGAAGGGGACAACCTGCTCTCCGAGCCCGGCTTCGAGACGCAGGCGGCGACGCCGGTGATGGCGCCCTGGTGGGTGGAGGGCGGTGGTGGCGTGGACCGCAACCTGGGCGGCGCGCGGACGGGACAGGACAACGGCTTCGTGCGCGCCAGCAGCGGCTGGAATGTGCTGAAGCAGGGTGTCGTGGTGCAGCCGTATACGGACTACACGCTGCGGGGCTGGGTGCGCACGTCCGCGAACAACACGGAGGCGTACTTCGGAGCGAGGGGACCGGGCAACGGGCCCATCCTGGGCGAGCGGCCCTTCGGCTCGCTGCCGGGGTACACGGAGCAGGTCGTGAGCTTCAACTCCGGAGCGAACTCCGTGGTGGAGGTGTACAGCGGACTGTGGGCGAACGGGGACACGTGGCTCCAGCTCGATGACGTGAGCCTGCGCAAGGGGGCCAACCTCGTCGGCCACGCGGGCTTCGAGCAGCAGCCGTCCGCGAGCGCGACGTCACCCTGGTACGCCGAGGGCAATGCGGGCATCGACCGGGGCCTGGGGTACTCCCGGACGGGGGCGAACAACGCGTGGGCGCGGAACACGGACGGGTGGAATGCCATCAAGCAGGAGGTCGGCGTGACGCCGAATACGAGCTACACGCTCACTGGCTGGGTGAAGACGGCCGGGGCGCACACCGAAGGCTATTTCGGTGCGCGCATGCTGCGTGGTGGCCCCATCCTGAACGAGGTCCAGTTCGCGCAGCCGCTGGGCAGCTACACGCAGCTGACGGTGACGTTCAACTCCGGAGCGAACCACAGCGTGGAGCTGTTCGCGGGGATGTGGGGCCACGGCACGGACACCTGGATTCAGGTGGATGACGTGAGCCTGACGCGGAACTGA
- a CDS encoding ABC transporter ATP-binding protein — protein MATVTLQDVRKVYRGGVAAVKGVTLDIADGEFVSLVGPSGCGKSTTLNLIAGLEELSGGTLRIDGTVVNGMSPRERDIAMVFQSYALYPHMDVAKNLAFPLEVAGLGRADIDARVREVAAVLGLEALLARRPKELSGGQRQRVALGRALVRRPKVFLFDEPLSNLDAALRAQMRGEIKKLHEQLKATFIYVTHDQAEAMTLSDRVVVMHQGEVHQVAPPRELYDAPANLFVAGFFGSPRINLVKPGTLGRPDVDVVLGLRPEHLEVGQGAAPAGALEGRVYLVEPMGAESWVTVEVAGERMVARAAGDFRAPTGSPVWLRYDAARLRRFDAKSSRAM, from the coding sequence GTGGCAACGGTGACCCTGCAGGACGTGCGCAAGGTGTACCGGGGCGGAGTGGCCGCGGTGAAGGGCGTGACGCTGGACATCGCGGACGGCGAGTTCGTGTCGCTGGTGGGGCCGTCGGGCTGCGGCAAGTCCACGACGCTGAACCTCATCGCCGGGCTGGAGGAGCTGTCGGGCGGGACGCTGCGCATCGACGGCACGGTGGTGAATGGGATGTCGCCGCGCGAGCGCGACATCGCCATGGTGTTCCAGAGCTACGCGCTCTATCCGCACATGGACGTGGCGAAGAACCTGGCCTTTCCGCTGGAGGTGGCGGGGCTGGGGCGCGCGGACATCGACGCGCGGGTGCGCGAGGTGGCGGCGGTGCTGGGGTTGGAGGCGCTCCTGGCGCGGAGGCCGAAGGAGCTGTCGGGTGGGCAGCGGCAGCGCGTGGCGCTGGGGCGCGCGCTGGTGCGCAGGCCGAAGGTGTTCCTGTTCGACGAGCCGCTGTCCAACCTGGACGCGGCGCTGCGCGCGCAGATGCGTGGGGAAATCAAGAAGCTGCACGAGCAGCTCAAGGCGACGTTCATCTACGTCACGCATGACCAGGCCGAGGCGATGACGCTGTCGGACCGGGTGGTGGTGATGCACCAGGGCGAGGTGCACCAGGTGGCGCCGCCGCGAGAGCTGTATGACGCGCCGGCGAACCTGTTCGTGGCGGGCTTCTTCGGCTCGCCGCGAATCAACCTGGTGAAGCCGGGCACGCTGGGCCGGCCGGACGTGGACGTGGTGCTGGGCCTGCGCCCCGAGCACCTGGAGGTAGGGCAGGGCGCGGCGCCGGCAGGAGCGCTGGAGGGCCGCGTGTACCTGGTGGAGCCGATGGGCGCGGAGAGCTGGGTGACGGTGGAGGTGGCCGGCGAGCGCATGGTGGCGCGCGCGGCCGGAGACTTCCGTGCGCCCACCGGCAGTCCCGTGTGGCTGCGCTACGACGCGGCGAGGTTGCGACGGTTCGATGCGAAGTCGAGTCGGGCGATGTGA